ATTGAGTCCATTTTCTGTACAAAATGtcaaaacatctatacaaattaataaaatcgaaGTGTCtgttagtaattttaaattaacagctttacattaaattaatatgaaagttAATAATTATTCGGAATTACACTATTCGACAAATTCCGAAAAAAGTAATATCTCTAGGAATACATTAACTTAACCACATTCAATAATATATCAAAACGATTATTTATGTCATCAAAAAACAACCAGTAGAATAACTTACCAGAAGCACAAAAAGTGCGCGAAGTATACAATGTTCATGGAAATGGCACTTTGCTCGCAAACGCTCGTTTGTAGCTCCTAGTGCCAACCATAGGCGTATATGGCGGGTGGGCTGgttgggccgggcccaccctagaatagtccagtgccTACCCTAGGATGCTGGGCTaccaatttgaaattctatgatagatagaataagtaggtaataacaattacaactataataaagaaaaacctttaagtaaagattttgaaaaaatataaagatattttctgatacctaccatagatacaaagaaaaaataataaacgataTTTCCTGAATGCaacatacctactaactataaactacctccctgccaaattttatcctTATACTTCAAGCGATTTTCCAAATTTCGGGACCTTACGcatttatacgagtaggtatattaagattttataaaaaaaaaacggtatgtaggtacctacttacattatttttcttgggcacttataggtaggtatatttgtatcttttatggttggctcacaataacacgtgtaactcccgatagcttagcagttcggagcttatTGATTATAggtatttgtctactcttacgTTTATAACACCCATCTCATCTCATccctaatttaaaaatgttaacattaaacaataaaaaaagaatcatataaatcgtaaagaaacaccaaactTACCTATagatgaaatacgctaagccatcgcgcgtgaatactgaAGCATGCTACTGCTAGCAatgattacattaaattatattttatggttGTTAGCtataaggattatttttgtgttacggtcaccgcgctcgacgcgactcgcggtgggaggaataaaaaAGGGCATAAATAAAGaggtgcagccttaatgggtagggtaggggtagggtaaggctagggtagggtaaggtaggggttgggtaggtgtagggtaggcgtagggtagggttagggtagggtaggggtagggtagggtacaggggtggttaaaagtttacatcgacttttacgtgaacgaagtcacgggcgtccgctagtagtaattaataaaatattaatttaaaaaatatttttaattataatgccctccaacttaaattttcaaattatgtacctatcttTCACGTACCTaagtacagaatttgacctgctgcggtttaattttaagtaaagatTTAAAGCTTATCCTCTATCATAGTTTtgtcagaaaatattttaagtttgatgtttttataacaacCCCTTGTTTACCCCAACAACAATAACTCCACAATACCAGTCCTACATGAATCCTACTATGATTAAGTATTACAATATGTTCTAAATAACTTTGATATAATCAAAGCTAAATACCCAATACCTATCCCACCAACAACAATTTCATGTAAAGTAAGGCATAGGTTGTTTTGCATTGTTAAAATCTTTTGATCCTCACTGTGATCTGACGATAATAAGCTTTTAACACTACACACCCTTACTACTTCATATTCATACTACCTACCACTGTTTAACTACCTATATCATAACATATACTTAGCTAGGTACCTACAGCATTTAGTGATCTAAAGTGAATTCTAGTCTTATCTACAAGCCCTATACTTAATTTAGCCATTATGTGTGGCTTTATCCTTTGGGTAAGTACACAAAGATCAAGGATCTATTATAAAACTAACCATATCATAACTCTTCTCAGAAAGCTTGAAAGATcctgatataatttttaaaacaatatgtcAAAAAGCCCAAGTGAAATCTTTGAGTCTGCAGGTTGACTTTCAaagcattaaatttaatttttatggtaTTTGCTAGATTTAATCTAGCTTTTTTACATTACAAACTTCTCTCTTACCTACTTTAAGTACTTATCTACATGAAATGTATAAGTAATGTTatcaaatactaataaataatcaaatactTTTTAGTAAGAAAACACAGTGTTAAAACTAGAGAGCTAAAACTTGGCATGGgtaattctataaaaaatatcaaatactgATCATAGAAACAGTTTCTACACTACACCCATATAGTTCCCATTCTCattggaatacagggataaaatgtagcctgtTATTCCCTGATATTGTAGCTCTCCGTTGGTGACAGCATAGAGTATAAAATCACCACattagaatttttcaaaccagtCAATAGATttagagcctatttaatgcaaatctctctctttataatatcagtatagattattgtaaataacacTAATGATAGTTTATATCCTAAAACTAAGTCGGTAAATACTTGATTAATAGCCACATATTATGACACATATATGCGAACTTCTCTTGCTGGGGAATGTTGCTTCTAATTGTCTGATTATAGTCTGCTGACTGATTGCatgagaacaaaaaaaaaatacattccaaaataagaaatatttttcaaatatatatacttatctGCCGTTATCATCCCCAAGCATCAGAAGCAGAACCTAGTTTTTGGGATATAGTAATAAAAGTAGCACTTAGATTGTTCAATGAGTTTATTCTCTCAAATCTTATCTATATCTAAACATtcacattaattatattatattagtgaaGAAGCATACTGCATACTGTTTAATGGAATTGTAAAAACACTTGAGTAGCAACATAATTGACTcaacttaaaaataagtaaatcacAATCAAACAAGTAAATCAGAATAATAGTCACTCAATTATGTTAGTAACAATTATACTTAAACTAGCATAATTATTTTTCCTACCACTTAGGCAGTTTGATATAAATACTCTTCTCATCCCCTGCTTTGTCATGTTAAATCGGGTTTGAGTTACTAATATCTATGGGTCCATGACATATAGACAATATCACATCAATAAATTAAGTTATCACAAATCAAAACATACAATGTTTGGTGGTATCATATCGAACTTATAGTACAttgtattaaaacaataaaaaacacaGCCAAGTGTATATCAAAAGAGTCCCCTCCTTTTGaactatacatataaacaaaactTAGCATAACTTTTaaccttaataataaatagaaaactaaatcaaacaaaaatagctTAAACACAGATGCGGTAGTTTTATAGAGTTAACCAACTACATCTTACACTATGAGATAAACAGATAAGAAAAAACCATCCGCTGTTTACATGTAGCAGaggtaaattaaattatttgaatattaaaatatgggTTCTATTACTACTAAACCACAGAACCCTATAAATTTCTTGGTGTATACTCTACTCCTCCTCGTTCAATTTTGCAGCATTGGTAGGGAATTTCAGATTGGCCTCAGATATATTTAAAGGGTTGTAGTTCATTTTAGTGATCAACTCTCGGAGAATTGTAAGTTCAGCGTCTTCTGTAGGTTTAGCGAATTTATTAGAATCTTCTGTGGCTGGGTTCCCCAGGGATTGAATGAGCTCTCTTAAAGCTGGATTGCCTTTAAGAAGTTCCCTGGCGGTCAGTGCTGTTTCAGCTATACATTTATCAAAAACTGCTTGAATATCCTTATCATCTGGTATTGGTTTGCCTTCCAAGGCATCAGCTAGCATAAGGTatgcttttttaaaatcaatattctCAGTGAAAATGGGATCTGATCTGTTTTCATACTCAGCTATCAAACGTAATGCGTCGGCTGTTGCTGTTTGGATCCCATCCGTTCCATGAGTATCTAAAATTAACTTGGCCCACTCTGATAGAGGCGTCGATGGCACCTTAACTGAActctttcttttatttactttaggtGGGGGGTTAGCTGCAGGAAGTTGTGCATAAGCTAAACCTTTGTAATATCCTACAGCCTCTATAATTTCGGCTTCAGTTTTGTAGGGAATCATTTCTTTAATGAGTTCAACGTTGGAACcaacttttttaaaagcttGTAACAACTGGAACTTATCTACCTTGGTCCAACCTTCTAGCTGTTTATTTCCACTTCCAGTCGAAGTGCTTGCCATTTTTCGGAATGTATGATTCTTTGTtcaagaaaatataatgatgaatacttcTGTAATCACTTTTACTTAGATTAATAGATTTTTCACgaataaaacacaatcaagaCGATTCGTATCAATGTAATAGAGAAAAATCAATAACGAAGCCAAACCCAAACGCCCAACCCAAACCATAGAGAAAGAGTACATtgaatgtcaattgtcaatgtcaaagtcaaatgtcaatatttattgtattaaaatgtcTTGTTATCAAGGATTGTTTAATGCTTCTGGGGGCTTACTATATGTAATCGTGCAATAACCGAGCAATTTCCAGTCAGTTCAAAATCTGGCCTGCTTCTGATTTGCTGAAACGCGTACTATGATATCGTAAAAGGTGAACGATATTTGAACGATAATGTTTGTCTGTGGTCTGCTTTAATGACATTgtcttttgttatttattaacgtTCTGAAACTTCGATATAATTCCATccacttagttttttttaataatttaaaatcaatttttctGTGGTATATGTACCTTTTATTggataaattattacaatttgtcgtattactttactttactagaCCCTTGATGTTTTGAGTATCAAGGTAAACAGTTTTCGGACGATAGTCgatgtatttgtaattttaccGCGTTCATTTAAAATACAGTTTACCCAATTTGTAATCTgcagttttttataatttgcgTATTTTAATGGCAAAGCTGAGAGTGAGACTAGTAATTAgcattcttagttttaatttgttttaaacagTTTTTGTACTTTGTAAGCTTTGAACGTCTTATACATCGATCCCCTTTTATTTTATGAGGTCAATGATCGTATACACTACATTGTGATCGCAGGTATATAGTATAATCGAAGTGTGTACGTTAATTTTTACCTAAcgaagtaggtaagtaggtacttaacgtATGCTAACCGACGTGCTATCACACTTCGTATCAAATCTATGAGACTAACatttaattagtaggtacctataaaataaAGTGTAAGCGTTGGGACTTGGGAGTAAGAAATTCACTTATTGAACACACATTTGAATTACAAATTCAGCTTGCTCCGACTCATAGAATTGTGTACTTTACTGAATAAATGGAGGTAGACTACGTAgactacataaaatataataaatatttattatttattattgtctaCATGTCGGTTCCTTTTTTCAACACATAATACGTTTTCTaagttaaaagattttatatttatcacacatctaaaaaaaaataaggtaaaaagtattaatatgtagtaagtagtagtaagtaAAAGATATTGCTGGCAATTGTGACCCAATAATGAGTAAAAAACACCATtactttaaaatgtaacaatccTCTTTAGAATACAATATCGAAATTACTTTAAGAGCACCATTAGAATTttgcatttaataaatattttctcgataataatcaaaattacaaaaaaattcagAAGAAGCTGATCAATTAGTAACTTTGTTGGATCGTTTAATTTGACGTAACGGACGTGCAGTTGCCGTTCAACAAACGCTTTGCCGCTGTCTATTATCACGTCATGGTATGAAACTATAACAAAAAGGTGAACggtttttgaaacgtcaacgCAAAAAGCCAGGCAACTGACCTGCTTTAGAGATGTCATAGTAAAAGTAAGCAATGCAGATCAACTACTGCCCTGCTATAAGAGCTCATAGTCACCCCCCTGCTAACTGCTTCCCATCTTATACTCAGTATGGCCAACTTCGAAAAAGTAAAATACtgcagaataaaaatattattacaaaaacaaaaacccgactgcttaagtgtaatgaattgaaaagagaaaaacaagtatctagataaagttctgactaattTCTTCATGTTGCCGCATACGGTGACAAACATTTCATTCATTGCCCGCAAGAAAGTATTATTTCTCCCCGCCTGCAGCAGCACAAAGAAAATAAGTCAGAATTTTATTTGTTGAAAACCACAGCATTACCAATAGCTCCGGAGAGGCAAAggcaacctattaaaattttacaataacataccgttaatgtattatgtatctctatttatacataattaatatgcaAAACAAATAGGGCTGCTAATTGGCCAGCGATCCACAGCGTGCCAACtaatttaatactaatatttgtattaatccCTTACCCCGGATGCCGGTACTCAGGACCCGGTGAACTGTACTTAAGGCGATCACACATGTAAGTATTAATTGTTGGAGAATTATTATTGTAAGCGGAGATCCCGATGTGGGAAATATTAGGATACAGTGGCGGATTTGCAAAGAAGATGGTCTATTTCAGGTCCAATCTTGTAcctcgtatcattaaaatttaaaaaatacaaggattttattaataactaaataataagaaataaataaaataaaaacccaagtttttgagttatatcaagacggcgcccatagagcaactatgacatgacaattgacagcaaacgtcaaatcgattactgtaatgaaaacgtcatcaatccgtcaTTATTACCCATAGTAATGTTGCaattcttgggagataatgaatattatttcgtaagaatcaaagtaaattcgtagatttgtataatcaaaaatagttgaaaaaaatatcttcttttatttccgctagggtacaatgactggacctgggctccatacaattttggactatCTCCTTTGCCGCCAGTAGTAGGCTATTTATGAATTTTTGCAGCCCTTACTAAACTCTGAAATTCTGTAGGCATCCTAGTTCGCAATcaatacaatggggatgatgactaggtttgagtaaattgatttttatgatacattcgggtaaataaggtcaatgttaactaatctatatatataaaagaaagtcgtgttagttactccacttataaatcaagaacggctgaaccgatttagctgaaaattgtcagggaggtagtttagactTAGGAAAAGGACttaagatactttttataaaaaaaagtcgggttttccttcctgacgctataactccagaacgcagaataggggtagggtaggggtagggtaggggtagggtaggatagaggtagttgaaa
The Bicyclus anynana chromosome 21, ilBicAnyn1.1, whole genome shotgun sequence genome window above contains:
- the LOC112044338 gene encoding uncharacterized protein LOC112044338, whose product is MASTSTGSGNKQLEGWTKVDKFQLLQAFKKVGSNVELIKEMIPYKTEAEIIEAVGYYKGLAYAQLPAANPPPKVNKRKSSVKVPSTPLSEWAKLILDTHGTDGIQTATADALRLIAEYENRSDPIFTENIDFKKAYLMLADALEGKPIPDDKDIQAVFDKCIAETALTARELLKGNPALRELIQSLGNPATEDSNKFAKPTEDAELTILRELITKMNYNPLNISEANLKFPTNAAKLNEEE